A window of Methanolobus sediminis contains these coding sequences:
- a CDS encoding PIG-L deacetylase family protein, whose product MVRKILAMGAHPDDMELEAGGTLAKFSENGDEVYMLILTSGGYTDSAGSMHKDSTLHDEAELASKILGVKELIILDYKTTRLSVNSGVVSEVDDLIDRIKPDILISHHPFDSHQDHKTAAEVMAAAARQGRVKNVLSGSPLPYRPNIFAFKPQFFVDITSTIDKKADCIRAYNSQYTKFGGEKLIERVKAMAKFYGWAMGYEYAECFEVIRIDDSLMGFFK is encoded by the coding sequence ATGGTCCGAAAAATACTTGCAATGGGTGCACATCCGGATGATATGGAACTGGAAGCTGGTGGTACATTGGCGAAGTTTTCAGAGAATGGTGATGAGGTATATATGCTAATTTTGACATCAGGTGGGTATACTGATTCAGCTGGTAGTATGCACAAAGATTCAACTCTTCATGATGAAGCTGAACTCGCATCTAAAATACTTGGTGTAAAAGAATTGATAATTTTGGATTATAAAACCACAAGGCTTAGTGTAAATTCCGGTGTTGTTTCGGAAGTAGATGATCTTATTGATAGGATAAAACCAGATATTTTAATCTCGCATCATCCATTCGATTCTCATCAAGATCACAAAACTGCTGCTGAAGTGATGGCTGCCGCAGCGAGGCAAGGAAGAGTAAAAAATGTATTAAGTGGCTCTCCATTGCCTTATCGGCCAAATATATTTGCGTTTAAACCACAGTTTTTTGTCGATATAACTTCTACAATAGATAAAAAGGCAGATTGTATACGGGCATATAACAGTCAATATACAAAATTCGGTGGAGAAAAGTTGATTGAAAGAGTTAAAGCAATGGCTAAATTTTATGGGTGGGCGATGGGCTACGAGTATGCAGAGTGCTTTGAAGTAATACGAATTGATGATTCTTTGATGGGGTTTTTTAAGTGA
- a CDS encoding GNAT family N-acetyltransferase — translation MEIYSEQSTNNKSADDMLCIETLSPNTIVNYMENICLIDSSSDFELEEWNIYNFLHDLPEKWKLSKFAFYKKQLIGYVICSKKNENNVHIHRFIVLKNNQNLGIGSKLLMHIIKTVPDGTCITLKVKKKNLKAITFYEKKGFVKFAEEDVNYLYKKIV, via the coding sequence ATGGAAATATATTCTGAACAATCTACAAATAATAAATCTGCTGATGATATGTTATGTATTGAAACATTATCCCCAAATACGATTGTAAATTATATGGAAAATATTTGTTTAATAGATTCAAGTTCAGATTTTGAGTTAGAAGAATGGAATATTTATAATTTTTTGCATGATTTACCTGAAAAATGGAAATTATCGAAGTTTGCTTTTTACAAAAAGCAATTAATTGGATACGTTATTTGTTCAAAAAAGAACGAAAATAATGTTCATATTCATCGATTCATAGTATTAAAAAATAATCAAAACCTAGGAATAGGGTCAAAGCTATTGATGCATATAATCAAAACAGTTCCAGATGGTACTTGTATTACGCTAAAAGTCAAAAAGAAAAATTTAAAGGCTATAACTTTCTATGAAAAAAAGGGTTTTGTGAAGTTCGCTGAAGAAGATGTTAATTATTTATATAAAAAAATAGTATAG
- a CDS encoding acyltransferase, producing MQAINKPLKKILKYLGSISPANKVRIYLLNLAGYCIGNQVYIGEGFLVIDKLQDRKNVIIGDRVSIAPRVICITASDPNNSKIAPYVTCKHGTVTIEDDAWIGAGSIIMPDVSVGAGAVVGAGSVVTKNVESYTVVAGVPARKIKKIDLINLK from the coding sequence ATGCAGGCAATAAATAAACCATTAAAGAAAATACTTAAGTATTTGGGTTCAATCTCTCCCGCTAATAAGGTTCGAATATACCTTCTCAATTTAGCTGGTTATTGCATTGGAAATCAAGTATATATTGGCGAAGGTTTTCTTGTTATCGACAAACTGCAAGACCGGAAGAATGTGATTATAGGTGACCGCGTTTCCATTGCTCCTCGAGTGATCTGTATCACTGCATCTGACCCCAATAATTCGAAAATTGCTCCTTATGTAACATGCAAACACGGCACAGTAACTATAGAGGATGATGCATGGATAGGTGCGGGGTCAATAATTATGCCGGACGTTTCTGTGGGTGCAGGGGCTGTTGTGGGTGCAGGTTCTGTGGTAACTAAAAATGTAGAATCATATACTGTTGTTGCTGGCGTGCCTGCAAGAAAAATAAAGAAAATTGATTTAATAAATCTCAAATAA
- a CDS encoding DegT/DnrJ/EryC1/StrS family aminotransferase, giving the protein MGIKLNPGLIPRFNIDYGLKDLFYALLNLWKTPDVSLIKGIFEDSDIYWTNSGRTSLYTILKALDLPEKARIGISLYTCPSDFDAIIQAGHVPVFLDIDLENLTVSTVDLAQKIDVLDAVVVVHIFGRPAEMDEILQICGDKPIIEDCAHSLLSTYKGNLTGTMGIAGFFSFRSGKYISAGEGGLIVTKEKELAEKIKSEVESYDTSSSLDEILHTFISFIRSFLYHRPWFGLFSFPFGSLIEKKVDVMNKYSFKKRRIRNSNLHVILKKMRGFRKVVDATRVNSYYLMDRMASLELKLPCEKPDSWCNYFLFPILFKDTCTRDKTAILLFENGIDNAKMFTKTPEIAKREYGYQGDCANTEFVSERILVVPHYHTLKETELDKIVKVIENAGNK; this is encoded by the coding sequence ATGGGAATAAAATTAAATCCGGGATTAATCCCCCGGTTTAACATCGACTATGGTCTGAAGGACCTTTTTTATGCCTTATTAAATCTTTGGAAAACTCCAGACGTATCTCTCATTAAAGGTATTTTCGAAGATTCTGACATATATTGGACCAATAGTGGAAGAACTTCTCTGTACACTATACTAAAAGCTCTTGACCTGCCTGAGAAAGCCAGAATCGGCATTTCACTATATACTTGTCCCAGTGATTTTGATGCGATTATTCAGGCGGGACATGTGCCTGTTTTCCTTGACATTGATTTGGAAAACCTGACCGTAAGTACTGTCGATCTCGCACAAAAAATAGATGTTCTTGATGCTGTGGTAGTTGTTCATATATTTGGAAGACCGGCTGAAATGGATGAAATCCTGCAAATTTGTGGAGATAAACCGATAATAGAGGACTGTGCTCATTCGCTGCTAAGCACGTATAAAGGAAATCTAACGGGTACCATGGGTATTGCTGGATTTTTCAGTTTCCGGAGTGGAAAATATATTTCTGCAGGTGAAGGTGGTTTGATTGTAACAAAAGAAAAAGAACTTGCTGAAAAGATTAAATCTGAAGTTGAATCTTATGATACATCAAGTTCCTTGGATGAAATTTTGCATACATTTATTTCATTCATCCGCTCATTTTTGTATCACAGACCCTGGTTTGGATTGTTTTCCTTTCCCTTTGGTTCGTTGATTGAAAAAAAAGTGGATGTTATGAACAAGTATTCTTTTAAGAAAAGAAGGATTAGAAACAGTAACTTGCATGTTATTCTAAAAAAAATGCGTGGTTTTAGAAAAGTAGTGGACGCAACCAGGGTCAATTCATATTACCTGATGGATAGAATGGCTTCTTTGGAGTTAAAACTTCCTTGTGAAAAACCGGATTCATGGTGTAATTATTTTCTTTTTCCTATTTTATTTAAAGATACTTGCACCAGAGATAAAACTGCCATCCTTTTGTTCGAAAACGGTATAGATAACGCAAAAATGTTTACCAAAACTCCGGAAATTGCAAAAAGAGAATATGGTTATCAAGGAGATTGTGCAAATACTGAATTTGTATCTGAAAGAATTTTAGTTGTTCCTCACTATCATACTTTGAAAGAAACGGAATTAGATAAAATTGTTAAGGTAATAGAAAATGCAGGCAATAAATAA
- a CDS encoding DUF354 domain-containing protein, which translates to MLDIGHPKDINVFKEIIPLLQKKGHIIKIYARVKENTKKLLDDYGFDYELGYYYHTMSGKVFGVLSNDLQLYRISRNFRPDIFVSPGSPYAAHVSKILGKPHIAFPDTEIAGLVAKIAIPFTDKIYTSNSFYLDFGQKHERFNGYLELTYLHPNCFNPNKQVLTKYGLSGDYIVVRLSALASHHDLNAKGFSFSTEDELIDFINTIKQYGRVLIFAENAHWDTIKSHQVDIAPKDFHDVLFFAKMYIGEGATMASEAAILGVPSIYVSNTERGYLNELERKYGLAINLKDRNMALEKAVELLESEHTSSLWKSKREIMLKEKVDVNQFMVDVIERNEIIDEWTDNKLV; encoded by the coding sequence ATGTTGGACATAGGACATCCCAAAGATATAAATGTTTTTAAAGAAATTATTCCCTTATTGCAAAAAAAGGGACACATTATCAAGATATATGCCCGGGTCAAGGAGAATACAAAAAAACTACTTGATGATTATGGATTTGATTATGAGTTAGGATACTATTATCATACCATGAGTGGTAAAGTATTTGGTGTTTTAAGTAATGATCTACAATTGTACCGGATATCCCGGAATTTCAGACCAGACATATTCGTAAGTCCGGGTTCACCATATGCCGCCCATGTCAGCAAGATTTTAGGGAAACCGCACATTGCTTTTCCAGATACAGAGATTGCAGGTCTTGTCGCAAAAATTGCTATTCCTTTTACTGATAAGATTTATACGTCAAACTCATTTTATCTGGATTTTGGGCAGAAACACGAAAGGTTTAACGGTTATCTTGAATTGACATATCTTCATCCTAATTGTTTTAATCCTAACAAGCAGGTTCTCACCAAGTATGGTTTGAGTGGAGACTACATAGTCGTTAGGCTGTCAGCTCTGGCTTCACATCATGATCTCAATGCTAAGGGCTTTAGTTTTTCTACTGAGGACGAACTCATTGATTTTATAAATACAATTAAACAATATGGCAGAGTATTGATTTTCGCTGAAAATGCCCATTGGGATACTATCAAAAGCCATCAGGTTGATATTGCTCCTAAAGATTTCCATGATGTACTTTTTTTTGCCAAGATGTATATTGGTGAGGGAGCTACTATGGCATCAGAAGCTGCTATACTTGGTGTTCCTTCCATCTATGTGTCAAATACTGAAAGAGGATACTTAAATGAACTCGAAAGAAAATATGGCTTGGCAATAAATCTGAAAGATAGGAACATGGCTCTTGAAAAGGCTGTTGAATTACTAGAATCCGAGCATACATCTTCACTATGGAAGTCAAAAAGGGAAATTATGTTAAAAGAGAAAGTTGATGTGAATCAATTCATGGTCGATGTGATTGAAAGGAATGAAATCATAGATGAATGGACAGATAACAAATTAGTGTGA
- a CDS encoding lipid II:glycine glycyltransferase FemX produces MIEITDSFEKGEWDAFVLSHPKGNIFQSTMIADVFNRTKNYESISLMAIDEDDGEVLAVLQSAIISEMQGLLSKFSSRSVIQGGPLFKDSQKGLEAVVSLLKHYNTLVGGSIVYTQIRNMWDTSDSRQRLDSLGFEYDQHLDFLIDLDRKEDEIWSGIHKSRRKGINRAEKNGIVVRKVENSDEVCACYELVLETYRRFKIPIADISLFETAYDSLVSKGHADFFIALKDNKAIGTRITLNYKDIVYDWYAGSKQGVDYVDEALVWQILKENAGKYKVFDFGGAGHPDKPYGVREFKRRFGGEMVNFGRYEKVHSATRKKVAMVGLKCIKSLS; encoded by the coding sequence ATGATTGAAATAACGGATTCTTTTGAAAAAGGTGAGTGGGATGCATTCGTTCTTTCCCATCCAAAGGGAAATATTTTCCAGAGCACGATGATTGCTGATGTGTTCAACCGGACAAAGAACTATGAGTCGATATCTCTAATGGCAATTGATGAAGACGATGGTGAGGTTCTAGCTGTCCTACAGAGTGCTATAATCAGTGAGATGCAGGGTTTGCTGTCAAAGTTCTCATCCCGCTCAGTAATACAAGGAGGCCCTCTTTTCAAGGATTCTCAAAAGGGCTTGGAGGCTGTTGTTTCTCTCTTAAAACACTATAATACGCTTGTTGGTGGCAGCATTGTTTACACGCAGATTCGTAACATGTGGGATACGAGTGATTCAAGGCAAAGACTTGACTCTCTGGGTTTTGAGTACGATCAGCATCTGGACTTTCTGATAGATCTTGACCGGAAGGAAGATGAGATATGGAGTGGCATCCACAAGTCCCGCAGGAAAGGTATAAACCGTGCTGAAAAAAATGGGATAGTTGTCCGGAAAGTGGAAAACTCAGATGAAGTCTGTGCCTGCTATGAACTGGTACTTGAAACCTATAGGCGCTTCAAGATCCCAATAGCCGATATCTCTCTTTTTGAGACTGCTTATGATTCCCTTGTTTCCAAGGGGCATGCAGACTTCTTCATTGCCTTGAAGGACAATAAAGCCATAGGCACGAGAATAACATTGAACTATAAAGATATAGTTTATGACTGGTATGCAGGGTCTAAGCAAGGGGTTGATTATGTTGATGAGGCACTTGTATGGCAGATTCTGAAAGAGAATGCTGGAAAGTACAAGGTATTTGATTTTGGAGGTGCAGGTCATCCAGATAAGCCTTATGGTGTCAGGGAGTTTAAAAGAAGGTTTGGTGGGGAAATGGTGAACTTTGGGAGATATGAGAAGGTTCATTCAGCGACCAGAAAAAAAGTTGCAATGGTTGGTTTAAAATGTATTAAGTCCCTATCTTGA
- the artC gene encoding archaeosortase C has translation MHDENKNIIIILLVLALFTGATIELSEGSTAIGVVLFIIAAILITRMKLRGDEGLQSSRNFMLIGGFILAADLIYNYVNSSELGTLDSMVFFLGISLIAIGTGKKDIKQLGEFGLYISSVFTGLYLIFYSFFGYFNIDFLHLFDHYLVLMPTVAIIKLFGIPVEIIATETVILYGAETMTITIGGPCSGLYSMFLLIGIVAGYSRMEKMDIKRTFGLLVFAVLIAYFANLIRVIILYITAYLYGMDIMMIVHTHVGWMIFAATAGAIMYIINRK, from the coding sequence ATGCATGATGAAAACAAAAACATAATCATTATTCTGTTAGTACTCGCACTTTTCACGGGGGCAACAATAGAACTCAGTGAAGGTTCTACCGCAATTGGCGTAGTACTTTTCATAATAGCTGCAATCCTTATCACAAGAATGAAATTAAGAGGAGATGAAGGATTACAGAGTTCAAGAAACTTCATGCTTATAGGTGGTTTCATACTAGCTGCAGATCTCATATATAATTATGTGAACAGCAGTGAACTGGGAACACTAGATTCAATGGTCTTTTTCCTTGGAATATCATTGATTGCAATTGGCACTGGGAAGAAGGATATTAAACAACTTGGAGAATTCGGATTATATATATCCTCTGTATTCACCGGACTATACTTGATATTCTATTCATTCTTCGGATATTTCAATATTGATTTTCTGCATCTCTTTGACCATTATCTTGTCCTTATGCCAACTGTGGCAATTATAAAATTATTTGGAATACCTGTTGAGATAATAGCCACTGAAACAGTTATACTTTACGGAGCCGAAACCATGACTATCACAATCGGCGGACCCTGTTCTGGCCTATACTCAATGTTCCTGCTTATCGGCATTGTAGCCGGCTACTCAAGAATGGAGAAAATGGATATAAAAAGGACATTTGGTTTGTTGGTCTTTGCGGTTCTTATCGCATATTTTGCTAATCTCATCAGGGTCATCATACTCTACATCACTGCATACTTATATGGAATGGACATTATGATGATAGTCCACACACATGTAGGCTGGATGATATTTGCTGCCACTGCCGGCGCCATCATGTATATAATTAATAGAAAATAA
- a CDS encoding M48 family metallopeptidase, whose amino-acid sequence MVLGIVSFVIILVMSRLVYLSSPRLILKWYGCMDIPSGEFTKIYKILDHLAGTFSVERPEIHLFESSVPVIFTVGSKKRSHIVFSRRVMNLLGDDELEIIFARELARIKEGNVAQNTFVAMVAGIIASLSTIALWVAMLTGFGQEDDLIPKFIRFVVMGIVMLPCSLIVYVGASDLTSKADVEVVKVMKNKAVLSSALKRLHNDILLNSIEYFNPGHVHLYVINPVKVKSFFDIHLSFFDMKPDLAARLKAIAEVDADIRQEKLIRKRLDGVEV is encoded by the coding sequence TTGGTTTTAGGAATCGTGAGTTTTGTTATAATTCTGGTAATGAGCAGATTGGTCTATCTTTCATCCCCACGTCTAATTCTGAAATGGTATGGGTGCATGGATATACCATCAGGCGAATTTACAAAAATATACAAGATTCTTGATCACCTTGCAGGTACCTTTTCTGTGGAAAGGCCTGAAATTCACTTATTTGAATCATCAGTTCCGGTGATTTTTACAGTGGGTTCTAAAAAGAGATCTCATATTGTTTTTTCCAGAAGAGTGATGAATCTTCTGGGGGATGATGAGCTGGAAATAATCTTCGCCAGAGAACTGGCTCGCATAAAAGAGGGTAATGTAGCTCAGAATACGTTTGTGGCAATGGTTGCAGGTATCATTGCCTCATTATCGACCATTGCTTTATGGGTAGCTATGCTCACTGGTTTTGGCCAGGAGGATGATCTTATTCCAAAATTCATACGGTTTGTTGTTATGGGTATTGTTATGCTACCATGTTCCCTTATTGTTTATGTCGGTGCTTCAGATTTAACATCAAAAGCTGATGTTGAAGTTGTAAAGGTAATGAAGAATAAAGCTGTGTTATCTTCTGCACTAAAGAGATTGCATAATGATATACTTCTTAATTCCATAGAGTATTTTAACCCTGGGCATGTTCATTTGTATGTCATAAATCCTGTTAAGGTCAAGTCTTTTTTCGATATTCATCTCTCTTTCTTTGATATGAAGCCAGATCTTGCAGCACGTTTGAAGGCCATTGCCGAAGTAGATGCTGACATACGTCAGGAAAAACTAATTAGAAAAAGATTGGATGGAGTTGAGGTTTAA
- a CDS encoding DUF1616 domain-containing protein gives MFGKNKCRYTQDLKIIYLISLLSLVFILIPPFSETPLRIPFALILIFFVPGYAFISAMFPGNREISGMERFTLSIGFSIIIMVFDGFLISLTVWKFRPNSLTISLVLLTFIFGAVAHLARKRLPLEEQFYFSYRDFIHSLTAPETCNIDEEEEEICYDENMEDKKFAAKNRKKISSMQKPAKNMKKPALQISEKLHPKITKTLIIAMVLSIIVAGSMFAYAKATREKEAFTTLYILGPDGKAENYPENFSTSDPIHIIAGIENFEYAQENYTLEIILDGTTLNTMEITLDYKEKWEKELTIAPTELKQGRQKLQLVLFKDDTEGSSYRSVHLWVNQVISSEPVLTKENEVIDFTKIINPSMDTDDGWEFTTTNEIMATGYYMNGSGIYSSRAFIINASYEGMADQFTTTLQQLIHSNESANVILSCYIKDTYTKGKADKEETRYKRIVFNNELIWTDGINGDEGWQHIQVPVTLKEGNNTLSIALLQGSLQTTYPVEMIIDEVTFMPESAFSPYVRADNTIEFELPVSKVSPLSKTSDTKFTVEWNGTDTGSGIYYYDIQYSINGTTWKNWLTKTTMTSAEFEGMEGVTYYFRSIAVDNALNKEMEKSTPDTSTTIDTSAPTIELDITPNPTSDVTYLTVEANKPLLSVKCIITPRNFGSVENVRLATTDNITWTSKYTIEVQDTYDIEIIAKDYSNNTAYTFGTLYTDETLEELNIDFEPEKTSDEVKITITCSTALKGEPTVVVKDRYGYKLEVNLESSDDNEYVYIATTDDEDFDYTIRDGIARVTVTAKTLDSLTLYEEGTFIIDRVDPTIKSFSPDDDETVETGSPSIQALYSDDRAGIDKTKVKLLVNGVDVTDVADVGYSSIYYVAQGLENGKVEVQLSVTDQAGNTKEEEWTFYVSI, from the coding sequence ATGTTTGGCAAAAATAAATGCAGATATACTCAGGATCTGAAAATAATATACTTGATATCATTGCTATCACTCGTGTTTATCCTGATTCCGCCTTTCAGTGAAACCCCATTAAGGATACCTTTTGCATTAATCTTGATCTTTTTTGTACCAGGGTATGCATTTATTTCCGCCATGTTTCCGGGAAACCGGGAAATCTCAGGAATGGAAAGATTCACACTAAGCATTGGTTTTAGTATTATTATTATGGTTTTTGATGGATTTCTCATCAGCCTTACTGTGTGGAAATTCAGGCCAAATTCACTTACCATTTCACTTGTGTTGCTCACATTCATATTTGGAGCCGTAGCTCATCTGGCGAGGAAACGCCTTCCACTAGAAGAGCAGTTTTATTTTTCATATAGAGATTTTATCCATTCCCTAACAGCACCGGAAACATGCAACATTGATGAGGAAGAGGAGGAGATTTGCTACGACGAGAACATGGAAGACAAAAAGTTTGCTGCCAAAAACAGGAAAAAGATTTCCTCTATGCAAAAACCAGCAAAGAACATGAAAAAACCTGCGTTGCAAATCAGTGAAAAATTACATCCTAAAATCACAAAGACCCTCATAATAGCAATGGTGCTTTCAATCATCGTTGCAGGCTCAATGTTTGCCTATGCAAAAGCCACCAGAGAAAAAGAGGCTTTCACTACACTTTACATACTTGGCCCTGACGGTAAAGCTGAGAATTATCCAGAGAACTTCTCAACAAGTGACCCTATTCATATTATTGCAGGCATCGAAAACTTTGAGTATGCACAAGAAAACTACACACTTGAGATTATTCTGGATGGGACTACACTTAACACAATGGAAATTACTCTTGATTACAAAGAAAAATGGGAGAAAGAACTTACTATAGCTCCTACTGAATTAAAGCAGGGCAGGCAGAAACTACAACTTGTCTTGTTTAAGGATGATACTGAAGGAAGTTCTTACAGGTCGGTTCACCTTTGGGTTAATCAGGTGATTAGCAGTGAACCTGTCCTGACTAAAGAAAATGAAGTCATCGACTTTACTAAAATAATTAATCCTTCTATGGACACAGATGATGGCTGGGAGTTCACAACAACGAACGAAATCATGGCAACAGGATATTATATGAATGGATCTGGCATATACTCATCAAGGGCATTTATTATCAATGCAAGTTATGAGGGCATGGCTGACCAGTTCACCACCACACTACAACAGCTAATCCACAGCAATGAATCCGCCAATGTGATCCTGTCATGTTACATTAAAGATACATACACCAAAGGCAAAGCTGATAAGGAGGAGACCCGATATAAGAGAATAGTATTCAATAATGAGCTTATATGGACCGACGGCATTAATGGGGACGAGGGATGGCAACATATTCAGGTGCCGGTTACACTAAAGGAAGGTAACAACACCCTTTCCATTGCCCTTCTTCAAGGAAGCCTTCAGACAACGTATCCGGTTGAAATGATAATAGATGAGGTCACGTTCATGCCGGAATCAGCTTTTTCACCATATGTAAGAGCAGACAATACAATTGAATTTGAACTTCCGGTATCAAAAGTATCACCACTTTCGAAAACAAGTGATACCAAGTTTACTGTTGAGTGGAATGGAACTGACACCGGATCCGGAATATATTATTACGACATACAATATTCTATAAATGGAACCACATGGAAGAACTGGTTAACAAAAACCACAATGACTTCTGCAGAGTTTGAAGGAATGGAAGGAGTGACATATTACTTCAGGTCTATAGCCGTTGATAATGCACTCAATAAAGAAATGGAGAAATCAACACCTGATACTAGTACTACCATTGACACTTCTGCACCAACGATCGAACTGGACATCACACCAAATCCTACAAGTGATGTGACATACCTCACAGTGGAAGCTAACAAGCCGCTTCTATCAGTAAAATGTATTATCACTCCCCGCAATTTCGGTTCAGTGGAAAACGTAAGACTTGCTACTACAGATAATATCACATGGACAAGTAAGTATACAATCGAAGTGCAGGATACCTATGATATTGAGATAATTGCTAAAGATTATTCTAACAACACGGCTTACACGTTTGGTACCTTGTACACAGATGAGACTCTTGAAGAACTTAACATTGATTTCGAGCCAGAAAAAACATCGGATGAGGTAAAGATAACCATTACATGCTCCACTGCACTGAAAGGGGAACCTACAGTAGTTGTAAAGGACAGGTATGGTTACAAGCTAGAAGTGAATTTAGAAAGCTCAGATGATAATGAATATGTATACATTGCTACAACAGATGATGAGGATTTTGATTATACAATTAGAGATGGGATAGCGCGTGTAACAGTCACCGCAAAAACTCTTGACTCACTAACACTCTACGAAGAAGGCACTTTCATTATAGACAGAGTAGATCCCACAATAAAAAGCTTCAGTCCTGATGATGACGAAACAGTAGAAACTGGTAGTCCATCCATCCAAGCATTATATTCAGATGACCGTGCAGGAATCGACAAAACAAAGGTCAAACTCTTGGTTAACGGAGTAGACGTAACGGATGTTGCGGATGTCGGGTATAGCTCTATATATTATGTTGCACAGGGACTGGAAAATGGAAAAGTTGAAGTTCAACTTTCAGTAACCGATCAAGCAGGTAATACAAAAGAGGAAGAATGGACATTCTATGTATCAATATAA
- a CDS encoding PEF-CTERM sorting domain-containing protein produces the protein MKKLLVILAVFALFIGTAAANPYNGAIYTEDGSAEAPNNIIIQPGETQTYSYYGVSFTAPNLVLEYHATVYPLNAAAQASDMTVTFAHPNMEPGLNDPYMDYAVFTVHLDENANPNGEWRIVISAGDASSASSDWGSASRDFEVPEFPTIALPVAAILGLAFFMQRRKEE, from the coding sequence ATGAAGAAATTATTAGTGATACTAGCAGTTTTTGCTCTGTTTATAGGGACTGCAGCAGCAAACCCATACAATGGAGCAATTTATACAGAGGACGGTTCAGCAGAAGCACCAAATAATATTATTATTCAGCCCGGTGAAACACAAACATACAGCTACTATGGAGTTAGTTTCACAGCTCCAAACCTTGTCCTAGAATATCATGCAACAGTATACCCATTAAATGCAGCTGCACAGGCAAGTGATATGACAGTGACATTTGCCCATCCAAATATGGAGCCAGGGCTAAATGACCCATATATGGATTATGCGGTATTTACAGTTCATCTGGATGAAAATGCAAATCCAAATGGAGAATGGAGGATAGTCATATCAGCTGGTGACGCAAGCTCTGCTTCATCAGATTGGGGTTCCGCATCAAGAGACTTTGAAGTACCTGAATTCCCAACAATCGCACTCCCAGTAGCTGCAATCCTTGGTCTTGCATTCTTTATGCAGCGCCGCAAGGAAGAGTAA